The following proteins come from a genomic window of Ochotona princeps isolate mOchPri1 chromosome 14, mOchPri1.hap1, whole genome shotgun sequence:
- the ENTR1 gene encoding endosome-associated-trafficking regulator 1 isoform X1 — protein MAGYPRRPGAPPLSRARSLVVPDAPAFYERRSWLPQLDCERPRGRELDSHLLGIRPTFMCYVPSRVLASVGDTDFGCAKGRAAKPGPLGARDAHFGDDKPEDAEEPNPFSFKEFLKSKSVSLSAEHAGGAHTQEASRHTLGFRHAHPAPQAMGYGLEYSQPFFEDPTGSGDLLDEEEEDGWSGAYLPSTVEQTHTSRVPGSGSPCSTYLSFLSAPSELAGPESLPPWTLSDTDSRVSPPSPAGSPGTDFAAPGESLGDRHLRTLQMSYEALKEENCKLRRKLSEVHSFSETQTEMVRTLERKLEAKMVKEESDFHDLESVVQQVEQNLEMMTKRAVKAENCVLRLKQEVSLLQAQVSTYKRENEALRSGQGASLAVVKQNTDVALQNLRVVMSSAHASIKQLVSGAETLNLVAEILKSIDRISEVQEEDAS, from the exons ATGGCCGGCTACCCGCGCCGCCCGGGCGCGCCCCCGTTGTCCCGGGCCCGGAGCCTGGTCGTTCCCGACG ctcccgcgTTCTATGAGCGCCGGTCTTGGCTCCCCCAGCTAGACTGTGAGCGCCCCcgaggcagggagttggactccCACCTCCTCGGCATCCGGCCCACGTTTATGTGCTATGTGCCCAGCCGAGTGCTGGCCTCGGTGGGGGATACAG ATTTCGGCTGTGCAAAGGGGAGGGCTGCCAAGCCAGGCCCCCTGGGAGCCCGGGACGCCCACTTTGGAG ACGACAAGCCGGAAGACGCTGAAGAGCCTAACCCGTTCTCCTTCAAGGAGTTCCTGAAAAGCAAGAGCGTTAGCCTGTCCGCAGAGCACGCTGGCGGAGCGCACACGCAG GAAGCCTCGCGGCACACGTTGGGGTTCCGGCATGCACACCCCGCCCCCCAGGCCATGGGGTACGGGCTGGAGTACTCGCAGCCGTTCTTTGAAGATCCGACAGGCTCCGGAGACCTGcttgatgaggaggaggaggatggctgGAGTGGGGCCTACCTGCCATCCACCGTGGAGCAGACCCACACCTCGAGGGTCCCGGGCAGCGGGTCGCCCTGCAGCACGTACCTGTCCTTCCTGTCCGCCCCGTCTGAGCTGGCGGGGCCTGAGTCGCTGCCCCCGTGGACACTGAGCGACACCGACTCGCGGGTCTCTCCACCATCCCCCGCAGGGAGTCCTGGCACTGACTTTGCAGCCCCCGGAGAGTCACTGGGCGACAGGCACCTGCGGACGCTGCAAATGAGTTACGAAGCT CTGAAGGAAGAGAACTGCAAGCTGAGGAGGAAGCTCAGTGAGGTGCACAGCTTCTCCGAGACTCAGACGGAGAT GGTGAGGACACTTGAACGGAAGTTAGAGGCCAAGATGGTCAAAGAAGAGAGTGACTTCCACGACCTGGAGTCGGTGGTGCAGCAGGTGGAGCAGAACCTGGAAATGATGACG AAGCGGGCTGTAAAGGCAGAGAACTGTGTCCTGAGGTTGAAGCAGGAAGTGAGCTTGCTGCAG GCACAGGTCTCCACCTACAAGCGGGAGAATGAGGCCCTGCGGTCCGGCCAGGGCGCCAGCCTCGCCGTGGTGAAGCAGAACACAGATGTGGCCCTGCAGAACCTGCGCGTGGTCATGAGCAGTGCACACGCCTCCATCAA GCAGCTGGTGTCTGGGGCGGAAACGCTGAACCTCGTCGCTGAGATCCTCAAGTCCATAGACAGGATCTCAGAGGTCCAGGAGGAAGATGCGAGCTGA
- the ENTR1 gene encoding endosome-associated-trafficking regulator 1 isoform X2, translated as MAGYPRRPGAPPLSRARSLVVPDDFGCAKGRAAKPGPLGARDAHFGDDKPEDAEEPNPFSFKEFLKSKSVSLSAEHAGGAHTQEASRHTLGFRHAHPAPQAMGYGLEYSQPFFEDPTGSGDLLDEEEEDGWSGAYLPSTVEQTHTSRVPGSGSPCSTYLSFLSAPSELAGPESLPPWTLSDTDSRVSPPSPAGSPGTDFAAPGESLGDRHLRTLQMSYEALKEENCKLRRKLSEVHSFSETQTEMVRTLERKLEAKMVKEESDFHDLESVVQQVEQNLEMMTKRAVKAENCVLRLKQEVSLLQAQVSTYKRENEALRSGQGASLAVVKQNTDVALQNLRVVMSSAHASIKQLVSGAETLNLVAEILKSIDRISEVQEEDAS; from the exons ATGGCCGGCTACCCGCGCCGCCCGGGCGCGCCCCCGTTGTCCCGGGCCCGGAGCCTGGTCGTTCCCGACG ATTTCGGCTGTGCAAAGGGGAGGGCTGCCAAGCCAGGCCCCCTGGGAGCCCGGGACGCCCACTTTGGAG ACGACAAGCCGGAAGACGCTGAAGAGCCTAACCCGTTCTCCTTCAAGGAGTTCCTGAAAAGCAAGAGCGTTAGCCTGTCCGCAGAGCACGCTGGCGGAGCGCACACGCAG GAAGCCTCGCGGCACACGTTGGGGTTCCGGCATGCACACCCCGCCCCCCAGGCCATGGGGTACGGGCTGGAGTACTCGCAGCCGTTCTTTGAAGATCCGACAGGCTCCGGAGACCTGcttgatgaggaggaggaggatggctgGAGTGGGGCCTACCTGCCATCCACCGTGGAGCAGACCCACACCTCGAGGGTCCCGGGCAGCGGGTCGCCCTGCAGCACGTACCTGTCCTTCCTGTCCGCCCCGTCTGAGCTGGCGGGGCCTGAGTCGCTGCCCCCGTGGACACTGAGCGACACCGACTCGCGGGTCTCTCCACCATCCCCCGCAGGGAGTCCTGGCACTGACTTTGCAGCCCCCGGAGAGTCACTGGGCGACAGGCACCTGCGGACGCTGCAAATGAGTTACGAAGCT CTGAAGGAAGAGAACTGCAAGCTGAGGAGGAAGCTCAGTGAGGTGCACAGCTTCTCCGAGACTCAGACGGAGAT GGTGAGGACACTTGAACGGAAGTTAGAGGCCAAGATGGTCAAAGAAGAGAGTGACTTCCACGACCTGGAGTCGGTGGTGCAGCAGGTGGAGCAGAACCTGGAAATGATGACG AAGCGGGCTGTAAAGGCAGAGAACTGTGTCCTGAGGTTGAAGCAGGAAGTGAGCTTGCTGCAG GCACAGGTCTCCACCTACAAGCGGGAGAATGAGGCCCTGCGGTCCGGCCAGGGCGCCAGCCTCGCCGTGGTGAAGCAGAACACAGATGTGGCCCTGCAGAACCTGCGCGTGGTCATGAGCAGTGCACACGCCTCCATCAA GCAGCTGGTGTCTGGGGCGGAAACGCTGAACCTCGTCGCTGAGATCCTCAAGTCCATAGACAGGATCTCAGAGGTCCAGGAGGAAGATGCGAGCTGA
- the PMPCA gene encoding mitochondrial-processing peptidase subunit alpha, which produces MYAVSADSRGLDTVVGLLAEVVLHPRLTEEELERARMAVQFELEDLNMRPDPEPLLTEMIHEAAYRENTVGLRRFCPPENLAKMDREVLHSYLRTYYTPGRMVLAGVGVEHEHLVQCARKHLLGAQPAWGVAEAVDVDRSVAQYTGGIIKLDRDMSNVSLGPTPMPELTHIMLGLESCSFLEDDFIPFAVLNMMMGGGGSFSAGGPGKGMFSRLYLNVLNSYEDTGLLCIHASTDPRQVREMVEILTKEFILMGGSVDTVELERAKTQLRSMLMMNLESRPVIFEDVGRQVLATHSRKLPHELCELIRKVKPEDIRRVASTMLRGKPAVAALGDLRDLPPYEHIQTALASKDGRLPRTFRLFR; this is translated from the exons ATGTACGCCGTATCTGCGGACAGCAGAGGCCTGGACACAGTGGTGGGCCTGCTGGCCGAGGTGGTCCTGCACCCCCGGCTCACGG AGGAGGAGCTGGAGCGGGCACGCATGGCCGTGCAGTTTGAGCTGGAAGACCTCAACATGCGGCCGGACCCGGAGCCGCTTCTCACAGAGATGATCCACGAG GCTGCCTACAGGGAGAACACGGTTGGCCTGCGTCGTTTCTGCCCCCCCGAGAACCTGGCAAAGATGGACCGCGAGGTGCTGCACTCGTACCTGCGCACCTACTATACCCCCGGCCGCATGGTGCTGGCCGGCGTGGGCGTGGAGCACGAGCACCTGGTGCAGTGTGCCAGGAAGCACCTGCTTGGCGCCCAGCCGGCCTGGGGGGTGGCTGAGGCCGTGGACGTGGACAGATCGGTGGCGCAGTACACTGGGGGCATCATTAAG CTGGACAGGGACATGTCCAATGTGAGCCTGGGCCCGACCCCTATGCCCGAGCTCACTCACATCATGCTGGGGCTCGAGAGCTGCTCCTTCTTG GAGGACGACTTCATCCCCTTTGCTGTGCTCAACATGATGATGGGCGGCGGGGGCTCGTTCTCGGCCGGTGGGCCTGGCAAGGGCATGTTCTCCAGGCTCTACCTCAACGTGCTCAACAG CTATGAGGACACGGGCCTGTTGTGTATCCACGCCAGCACTGACCCGAGGCAG GTCCGGGAGATGGTGGAGATCCTCACCAAAGAGTTCATCCTGATGGGCGGCTCAGTGGACACG GTGGAGCTCGAGCGAGCCAAGACGCAGCTGAGGTCGATGCTGATGATGAACCTGGAGTCGCGGCCGGTCATCTTCGAGGACGTGGGCCGGCAGGTGCTGGCCACGCACTCCAGGAAGCTGCCGCATGAGCTGTGTGAGCTCATCC GCAAAGTGAAGCCAGAGGACATCAGGAGAGTGGCGTCCACGATGCTGCGAGGGAAGCCAGCGGTGGCCGCCCTGGGTGACCTGCGCGACTTGCCCCCCTATGAGCACATCCAGACAGCGCTGGCCAGCAAGGACGGGCGCCTGCCCAGGACCTTCCGGCTCTTCCGCTAG
- the INPP5E gene encoding phosphatidylinositol polyphosphate 5-phosphatase type IV, with protein sequence MPTRAAAPRPSGDSMLRGRPAEAAQGPAPEERPAQAKALTPRPPARPRLQRALSLDDRGWRRRRVRSSQEDLAAPNGASPCRGPGPAASPAPLPPGRPAPCLSSSLQEIPAWRPARGGRPCSWASGSGGSSPGLPSLRPPRPPLAGDLELARAHSSPLACDDHSLSTKSFSLLAPIRTKDARSRSYLEGSLLASGALLGAEELARYFPDRSLALFVATWNMQGQKELPPSLDELLLPTEADYTQDLYVVGVQEGCPDRREWETRLQETLGPRYVLLSSAAHGVLYMSLFIRRDLIWFCSEVECSTVTTRIVSQIKTKGALGVGFTFFGTSFLFITSHFTSGDGKVAERLLDYSRTVQALALPRNVPDTNPYHSSAGDVTTRFDQVFWFGDFNFRLTGGRVAVEAALKQDLQVDVGALLQRDQLTREMEKGSIFKGFQEAAIHFLPSYKFDLGKDSYDSTSKQRTPSYTDRVLFRSRHKGDICPMRYSTCPNIRTSDHRPVYGLFRVRVRPGRDNIPLAAGKFDRELYLLGIKRRISKEAQRQQALQARNSSAVCAVS encoded by the exons ATGCCGACCAGGGCCGCAGCGCCGCGGCCCTCGGGGGACAGCATGCTCCGGGGACGGCCCGCCGAGGCAGCCCAGGGCCCGGCGCCCGAGGAGCGTCCCGCCCAGGCCAAGGCCCTGACCCCGCGGCCGCCCGCGCGGCCCCGGCTGCAGCGCGCCCTCTCCCTGGATGACCGGGGCTGGAGGCGGCGGCGTGTCCGCAGCAGCCAGGAGGACCTGGCGGCCCCGAACGGGGCCAGTCCGTGCAGGGGGCCCGGCCCGGCCGCGAGCCCCGCGCCCCTGCCGCCCGGCCGCCCCGCACCCTGCCTCAGCAGCTCCCTGCAGGAAATCCCCGCCTGGCGCCCGGCCCGCGGCGGCCGCCCCTGCTCCTGGGCCAGCGGCTCGGGCGGCAGCTCCCCGGGGCTGCCCAGCCTGCGGCCCCCGCGCCCGCCCTTGGCGGGGGACTTGGAGCTGGCGCGGGCCCACAGCAGCCCGCTGGCCTGTGACGACCACTCCCTGTCCACCAAGTCCTTCAGCCTGCTGGCCCCCATCCGCACCAAGGACGCCCGCAGCAG GAGCTACCTGGAGGGGAGCCTGCTGGCCAGTGGGGCCCTGCTGGGTGCTGAGGAGCTGGCACGATACTTCCCAGACCGCAGCCTGGCCCTGTTCGTGGCTACCTGGAACATGCAGGGCCAAAAG GAGCTCCCGCCCAGCCTGGATGAGTTGCTGCTGCCCACAGAGGCTGACTACACGCAGGACCTGTATGTGGTCGGCGTCCAGGAGGGCTGCCCCGACAG GCGGGAGTGGGAGACGCGCCTGCAGGAGACGCTGGGCCCGCGCTACGTGCTGCTGTCCTCGGCGGCCCACGGCGTGCTCTACATGTCTCTGTTCATCCGCAGGGACCTCATCTGGTTCTGCTCAG AGGTGGAGTGCTCCACGGTGACCACGCGCATCGTGTCGCAGATCAAGAccaagggggctctgggggtgggcTTCACCTTCTTCGGCACCTCCTTCCTCTTCATCACGTCGCACTTCACCT CTGGCGACGGGAAGGTGGCTGAGcggctgctggactacagcagaacagtgcaggccctggccctgccccggAATGTGCCAGACACCAACCCCTACCACTCCAGTGCCG GCGACGTCACCACGCGCTTCGACCAGGTCTTCTGGTTTGGCGATTTCAACTTCCGTCTGACTGGTGGCCGCGTGGCTGTGGAGGCCGCCCTGAAGCAGGACCTGCAGGTGGACGTGGGGGCCCTGCTGCAGCGTGACCAGCTCACACGTGAGATGGAGAAAG GGTCCATCTTCAAGGGCTTCCAGGAGGCGGCGATCCACTTCCTGCCGTCGTACAAGTTTGATCTCGGGAAGGACAGCTATGACAGCACGTCCAAGCAGCGGACGCCGTCCTACACG GACCGGGTGCTGTTCCGCAGCCGGCACAAGGGTGACATCTGCCCCATGAGGTACTCGACCTGCCCCAACATCAGGACGTCCGACCACCGCCCCGTGTACGGGCTGTTCCGGGTCCGAGTGCGGCCCGGCCGGGACAA CATCCCGCTGGCGGCTGGCAAGTTCGACCGGGAGCTCTACCTGCTGGGCATCAAGCGGCGGATCTCCAAGGAGGCGCAGCGGCAGCAGGCGCTCCAGGCCCGCAACTCGAGCGCCGTCTGCGCCGTGTCCTGA